The sequence AATTAATCTAAGTGGAAATGCACTCAGCTTAAATTTAGCAGTAGAAAAGATGCTGAAAATGATGAATCAGCCTTCATCTGGGTTCATAAATATTCAAGATAGTAGATCATCACCTGAAATAGAATGGAATATGAGTGTTGATAAGAGTAAGGCCACAAGTTCTGGGGTAAGTGTTGCAACCATTGGCGACTTTATAAAAATGGTTACAAGCGGCGTGTTAATTGGAAAATATAGGCCTAATAATCTGGATGAAGAAATCGATATTGTACTGCGTTTTCCTCGAAAGGATCGTAACATGAAGACTATAGATAATCTTTTTATCAACACAGTGAACGGTCCATATCCTATGAGCAACATAGTAAAGTATGCACCAGAAAAAAAGATAAATAAGTTGAGTAGGATTGATGGGTTGCGGACAGTGACAATTTCCTCTGATGTTGATACTGGCTATCTTGTCGATGAAAGAATTAAATTTATTCAAAATAGTATTGCACAGGACTGGGATAAAGGAGTAAAAATTGTCTTTAAGGGTGATAAAGAAAATCAACAGAAATCAGGAGCATTTTTGTTGCAAGCCTTTATATTAGCAATTACGTTGATGGTATTAGTGTTAATAACACAATTTAATAATGTATATCACACATTCATTGTAATGACAGCAGTCTTTTTATCTACCACATGCGTGTTTTTTGTTTTCTTTCTTACCAATCAAGTTTTTGTAATTGTCATGTGTGGCGTTGGAATCATTGCACTTGCTGGAATTATAGTAAACAACAACATACTATTACTTGATGCCTTTCACACCCAAATTAAGGCGCATAAAAATGACATTAAACGATGTGTAATCAATGCTTCAATTTCTCGTGTAAGGCCAATATTACTCACCGTTGCAACTACAGTTCTTGGGTTAATACCTATGATAACCAGACTCAATATCAACTTTTTCACGCTGCAAATCACGTATGATGCACCATCAAGCCAGTGGTGGGTTGACATTTCAACAACTATTGCATGCGGAGTGTTAGTTGCAACAGCTCTAACTTTATTCTTCACACCTGCACTGCTTGTGATGCAAAAGCGGTAGCTTCTCCATTTTCTTAAGCATCGTGCATAAACTTATACATTTGAAAATATTACCTTTTATGTATATCAGGTGTAGCTTTTTTATCAATAATATTTTCAATTTTGATATCTTGAAAAGTGAATCTCGGACCAGAGCAATCTTGATTTTTTTCCCTATGTGATTCTATAATTTTATCTAAACTTCTAGTAGTATTTTCAACCACTACTCCTACATATGCATTTTGCAAGCTATCATTTTTCTTGTATGTAAGAGTTTTTAAAGTATTAAACAAATTTTCCATTACTTCACTAAGTTGTTCTAATGTTAAGTCTGGAGTTCCATTTTTATCAAAGCCAATAGCACCTACATTAGGATCAAAAAACAGGTATCTATCATTTGCTGACTTGTTTACTAGTACTGCGTGTCCTGCATAACTTGTATTATCAGCACCAACTCCAAAACCAAACTGTACATAATCGCCTATACTTGCTTTTTCTAAAATTTCTTTAAGCACTTTCAAGTTAATTTGAACTTGCTTATCTTCATTACATTCATTCAACGTTTCAAAAAATAAAACGTTATCATCAAGAGAAAGTTCTTTTCTTGTTTCTGCATTCTTAGTGTTAAGAATGGATAAATTTTCTACTATCATTGTTGCAAACAAAAATATATCTTCTTTTGACAAATCTTGCGTATTACCTTGAAGATAATCCGAAAAATCCTTCTCATTTACCTTGTTATAAAATGTGATTCTCTCATGAGATTCATTAGAAAATGTTTCCATAATTTCATCGAAATCTTTTTTATTTTCAGGCTTCACCGCAGCGATGAAGCTGCATAATGCGTTACATATTCCAAGGTTAGGGGAATGACCTAAGATTTTTTCTGACAGTGTTTGTATTGGTTCAATTCTTGAAATAAAGTTAGTTATATTATCATGAAAGTCAGCATTTTTGCTGGCTTGTTCGCCTTCAAATAATTCTTTATATAGTTCTGCTGTATAGGTGTTTTCTCTATCAGATTCTTTGATTTCTAATAGGCTACTAGATACTCCAAATTCTTTATAAAATGCTCTTTTATACTCAAGCTTTTTATGTAAATCTAACTCTGGAATTTTCCATAGATTAGGGTCTTTACATATTTGTTCTACATGGAAACGCCTATCATCATATATAAAGATTCCTTCCATGATTTGTAAAATATCATCTGCTTTTACATATTCATTTTCTAAAAGGAAACATATAACGTCTAATCTACCATCTTCAATAGCAAGAGTTAATGGTATTTGTTTGTTATCATTTTCAGCATAAATATCAGCTCCATGGCGAAGAAGTAACTTAGCAAACTCTGAAGATTGATTATTGAGAAAAGCAAAGTGTAATAATCTACTACCAAATTGTTTTAGTAGTTGAGTATTGACGTCTATTTTTTTTTCCAGCGCATGTTGCAACTCATCTGTAAACTTATCAACTTGATTGTTTTGAATCAGTGCATGTAAGTTACTTATAATGTTTTGACTATCCCTTTGAATGTTCATTGTAAAATGGCATCAGTAAGTTTAATATTTAAATAATATACATTAATATGTTCAATAAAATATTAATTATCTTTGCATAAAATTTCAATAAACTTATGATTAGAGTAAGGTTTCCTGTAATTGCAATTCACTAACCCAGTTATTTTTTTCTTGATTAAGCCTATCATCTAATATTGCCTGCCTTATTGATTCCATCAGCTTATTCATGAAGAAGACGTTATGAATAGTGATGAGCGTATGGGCTAATAATTCTTTGGCTTTCAGTAAATGATGGATATAAGCTCTTGAGTGTTTTTTACATGTAAAACACAAACAATCACTTTCAATAGGATTATCATCCAACTCGAATTGCTGGTTTCGCAAATTAATATGTTCTTTGCACTTTGAAGAAATAGAATTCATGTTTTTCACTTTTATTAATGCTCCGCCATGCCTTGCCAAGCGAGTTGGATGGACACAATCAAATGTATCAATTCCAAGATTTACTCCATTGAAAATATCCACAATTCCGCCAATACCAAGCAAATGTGTAGGTCTATCTTTCTTTAAGCGCTCCATTGTAAAAGAAACTACATCTTGCATCTGCTGTTTACTTTGTCCAAGTGACCCGCCTATTGCCTGACCAAAAAATGGCAAACTATTGATGAAATCACAGCTTTCTTTGCGCAAATCTTGATATACTCCTCCTTGGCTAATTCCATATAATTTCTGTTTACCGCAGTGGTTCTTTTCAAATTCTTTCAAAGAACGCTCAGCCCATCTGTGACTCATAAGCATAGATTTCTCTGTGTATTCTTTGCTTACGTGAAATGGGGTGCATTCGTCCAAAACCACTATTAAATCAGCACCTAATT is a genomic window of Wolbachia endosymbiont of Folsomia candida containing:
- a CDS encoding ankyrin repeat domain-containing protein, with the translated sequence MNIQRDSQNIISNLHALIQNNQVDKFTDELQHALEKKIDVNTQLLKQFGSRLLHFAFLNNQSSEFAKLLLRHGADIYAENDNKQIPLTLAIEDGRLDVICFLLENEYVKADDILQIMEGIFIYDDRRFHVEQICKDPNLWKIPELDLHKKLEYKRAFYKEFGVSSSLLEIKESDRENTYTAELYKELFEGEQASKNADFHDNITNFISRIEPIQTLSEKILGHSPNLGICNALCSFIAAVKPENKKDFDEIMETFSNESHERITFYNKVNEKDFSDYLQGNTQDLSKEDIFLFATMIVENLSILNTKNAETRKELSLDDNVLFFETLNECNEDKQVQINLKVLKEILEKASIGDYVQFGFGVGADNTSYAGHAVLVNKSANDRYLFFDPNVGAIGFDKNGTPDLTLEQLSEVMENLFNTLKTLTYKKNDSLQNAYVGVVVENTTRSLDKIIESHREKNQDCSGPRFTFQDIKIENIIDKKATPDIHKR
- the tgt gene encoding tRNA guanosine(34) transglycosylase Tgt gives rise to the protein MKEEFSFEVKKQSGSARVGTIRTPHGNIETPAFIFCATKAAIKAADIERVNEAGTQIILSNTYHLMLQPGEDTVAKLGGLHKMIGWNKPMLTDSGGYQIFSLGHGSVSEEIKGVRKKQKTLIKINEDGAVFRSYINGKTYYLTPEKSIQIQQKLGADLIVVLDECTPFHVSKEYTEKSMLMSHRWAERSLKEFEKNHCGKQKLYGISQGGVYQDLRKESCDFINSLPFFGQAIGGSLGQSKQQMQDVVSFTMERLKKDRPTHLLGIGGIVDIFNGVNLGIDTFDCVHPTRLARHGGALIKVKNMNSISSKCKEHINLRNQQFELDDNPIESDCLCFTCKKHSRAYIHHLLKAKELLAHTLITIHNVFFMNKLMESIRQAILDDRLNQEKNNWVSELQLQETLL